From a region of the Panicum virgatum strain AP13 chromosome 2K, P.virgatum_v5, whole genome shotgun sequence genome:
- the LOC120682571 gene encoding uncharacterized protein LOC120682571: MDVSFVCSGEEPFQMEVGFFDTVQDIKEKLQSRRGWPAAAMSLLHNGAALADDGGGIERHGIVEGSVLHVSLALDGPPRQQTRRAKRSRPASRRRGDEEGAAAAAPPLRVTVVSRCGAGRVEVAVAARAAVSALRAELELERARGTGGFPLPVDGAYFFIHRQSVMDEARSFEWHGVAAGDEVVVFDGSVTRAPAY, from the coding sequence ATGGATGTGAGCTTCGTGTGCTCAGGGGAGGAGCCCTTCCAGATGGAGGTGGGCTTCTTCGACACCGTGCAGGACATCAAGGAGAAGCTCCAGAGCCGCCGGGgctggcccgccgccgccatgtcgcTCCTCCACAACGGCGCCGCGCTcgcggacgacggcggcggcatcgaGCGGCACGGCATCGTGGAGGGCTCCGTCCTCCACGTCTCCCTCGCCCTCGACGGTCCGCCGCGGCAGCAGACGCGGCGGGCGAAGCGGAGCAGAccggcgagcaggaggcggggcgacgaggagggcgccgccgccgccgcgccgccgctccgggtGACCGTGGTGTCGCGGTGCGGCGCGGGGCGCGTGGAGGTGGCcgtggccgcgcgcgccgcggtgtcggcgctgcgggcggagctggagctggagcgcgCGCGCGGGACCGGGGGGTTCCCGCTGCCGGTCGACGGCGCCTACTTCTTCATACACCGGCAGAGCGTTATGGACGAGGCGCGCTCCTTCGAGTGGCACggcgtggccgccggcgacgaggtcgtCGTGTTCGACGGCTCCGTGACGAGGGCCCCAGCGTACTGA